One segment of Geoalkalibacter ferrihydriticus DSM 17813 DNA contains the following:
- the rplU gene encoding 50S ribosomal protein L21: MYAVIKTGGKQYKVSEGDLVKVEKLAGAVGDTIELGEVLMVGGEEVKIGTPLLQGAKVKAQIVEQDKDKKILVFKMRRRKNQRKLNGHRQPITRLKITGIEA, from the coding sequence ATGTACGCGGTTATTAAGACCGGAGGAAAGCAGTACAAAGTTTCCGAAGGCGATCTGGTAAAGGTCGAGAAACTCGCGGGCGCGGTGGGTGATACCATCGAGCTGGGCGAAGTCCTCATGGTCGGCGGTGAAGAGGTCAAAATCGGAACACCTCTGCTGCAGGGCGCCAAGGTGAAAGCGCAAATCGTCGAACAGGACAAGGACAAGAAAATCCTTGTTTTCAAGATGAGGCGGCGCAAGAACCAGCGCAAGTTGAACGGGCACCGCCAACCCATTACTCGCCTGAAGATCACGGGCATCGAAGCTTAA
- a CDS encoding Rne/Rng family ribonuclease: MAKELVINTTSQETRVALLENGHIAELYIERARERGIVGNIYKGRVIRVLPGMQAAFVDIGLEKAAFLYVADVFDEVEAVEHFIDGGNQGPPVAGEDGDIEDRTLPPIEDLLQEGQEILVQIAKEPLGTKGARITSHISLPGRNLVYMPTVDHVGISRRIESEEEKDRLRAAVEQIRPAGSGFIVRTAAEGKSEEDLQVDMEFLLNLWQDVARRKDGSGAPSLIHSELDVICKVVRDILTEDVRRIVVDSRDEYAKIERFIGTFMPKLKYSMELYEDEEPIFDAFGLEVEIARALGRKVWLKSGGYIIIEQTEALTAIDVNTGRYVGKHNLEDTILKTNLEAVKEIAFQLRLRNIGGLIIIDFIDMEKEPHREKVHAALLEALKSDKSKSNILKISELGLVEMTRQRVRESIGRTLCEACPYCEGKGYIKSRATLAYEIFRELRREMNELAAPRITLVVHPDVAAILYDEERHGIEELEERFGKQITITARPVFHQEQYEILPG, from the coding sequence ATGGCCAAGGAACTGGTCATCAACACCACCTCCCAGGAGACCCGGGTGGCGCTGCTGGAGAACGGCCATATTGCCGAACTCTACATTGAGCGCGCACGCGAACGGGGCATCGTGGGCAATATCTACAAGGGCCGGGTGATTCGTGTCCTGCCCGGCATGCAGGCGGCTTTCGTCGACATCGGCCTGGAAAAGGCCGCGTTTCTCTATGTCGCCGACGTGTTCGACGAAGTCGAAGCGGTCGAGCATTTTATCGACGGCGGCAATCAGGGGCCGCCGGTGGCGGGAGAGGACGGCGATATTGAAGACCGGACCCTGCCGCCCATTGAAGATCTTTTGCAGGAAGGCCAGGAAATTCTGGTGCAGATCGCCAAGGAGCCCCTGGGCACCAAGGGTGCGCGCATCACCTCGCACATTTCCCTGCCGGGCCGCAACCTGGTCTATATGCCCACCGTCGACCATGTCGGCATTTCACGCCGCATTGAAAGCGAGGAGGAGAAGGATCGCCTGCGCGCCGCCGTCGAACAGATTCGCCCCGCCGGGTCGGGATTCATCGTGCGCACCGCCGCCGAGGGCAAGAGCGAAGAAGACCTGCAGGTCGACATGGAATTTCTTCTCAACCTCTGGCAGGATGTGGCGCGGCGCAAGGACGGCAGCGGCGCACCGAGCCTGATCCATTCCGAACTCGATGTCATCTGCAAGGTCGTGCGCGATATCCTCACCGAGGACGTGCGGCGCATTGTCGTCGACTCGCGCGATGAATACGCCAAGATCGAGCGTTTCATCGGCACCTTCATGCCCAAGCTCAAATATTCCATGGAACTCTACGAGGACGAAGAGCCGATTTTCGACGCTTTCGGTCTCGAAGTGGAGATTGCTCGCGCACTCGGACGCAAGGTGTGGCTCAAAAGCGGCGGCTACATCATCATCGAGCAAACCGAGGCGCTCACCGCCATAGACGTCAATACCGGCCGCTATGTGGGCAAGCACAATCTCGAAGACACCATCCTCAAGACCAATCTCGAGGCGGTCAAGGAGATCGCCTTCCAGTTGCGGCTGCGCAATATCGGTGGCCTGATCATCATCGATTTTATCGATATGGAAAAGGAGCCGCACCGCGAAAAGGTGCATGCGGCCCTGCTCGAAGCCCTCAAAAGCGACAAGAGCAAGAGCAACATCCTCAAAATTTCCGAACTCGGCTTGGTGGAAATGACCCGCCAGCGGGTGCGCGAGAGTATCGGCCGCACGCTGTGCGAGGCCTGTCCGTACTGCGAGGGCAAGGGCTATATCAAGAGCCGCGCCACTCTCGCTTATGAAATTTTTCGCGAGCTGCGCCGTGAAATGAACGAGCTTGCGGCGCCGCGCATTACTCTGGTGGTGCATCCCGATGTGGCCGCAATTCTCTACGATGAGGAACGCCACGGCATCGAGGAGCTGGAAGAACGCTTCGGCAAGCAGATCACCATCACCGCTCGCCCGGTTTTTCATCAGGAGCAGTATGAGATTCTGCCGGGATAG
- a CDS encoding GIDE domain-containing protein translates to MDDKRYLIVSRALGETARIKDLLPLLAADFGLDAFTARQRLLGRGRALLAQGKGPKLAELHTLVTNFGIDAQLIRPTPPRFAPKRVRQVEIRQDHLEFSTPGPPCRLARGTRVLAILADLSGQAAGRNLRRLMVQNTYQGAAAVAPLTQDEMLEAVLRTQPILDLYLLGDEQDVSDALRLVAGGFNPAGLGERACLSSVGNMRALIDLIREYAGEFTLSCDFGLALLPGCSLRKPEPGEDARAANLKSLTRFGWLMSDVLLQKPPAPQNPTLGLVPPPLAQIIREELGDQDVLKAEEPSAPAPTLPPPPTPGTVAARWTWKRGLSLAVGIAAAALMFSEGGGRLIHLIVYDGMRSGALPGALSAGFFGGGFYCLRIKRLIENTPTSRIRSLAMGMVELNGHARRKYALVSPATQTACVWYRLRRYRRNEKSGWQLTRQSDSGAVPFLLDDGTGTITVDPQGARIRPGVRNEGFPGQEGFMVRSLGGTDTNEKWVEELIPEGTSLYVLGSARPYKEQSLSLAERTREALRELKLDPKALEKYDRNGDGRIDEEEWDLARAAVQQQVLREHLLRNEKAAPGTTRALVGRSCSHTRPFIIAQTESEAHLTRGYAWWMAALFAAALGTAVWALKQILLGLN, encoded by the coding sequence ATGGATGACAAACGCTATCTGATCGTCTCCCGAGCTTTGGGGGAGACCGCGCGAATCAAGGACCTGCTGCCCCTGCTGGCCGCGGATTTCGGCCTCGACGCCTTTACCGCGCGCCAGCGCCTGCTGGGCCGCGGGCGTGCCTTGCTGGCTCAGGGCAAGGGCCCAAAACTTGCCGAACTTCATACCCTGGTGACGAATTTCGGCATCGACGCTCAACTGATTCGGCCCACCCCGCCGCGGTTTGCCCCCAAGCGTGTGCGCCAGGTCGAAATTCGCCAGGACCATTTGGAATTTTCCACGCCAGGCCCCCCCTGCCGCCTTGCGCGCGGCACGCGGGTCCTGGCGATACTGGCGGATCTTTCCGGCCAGGCCGCCGGCAGGAACCTGCGACGCCTCATGGTGCAAAACACCTACCAGGGCGCGGCCGCCGTAGCGCCTCTGACGCAGGACGAGATGCTGGAGGCGGTGCTGCGCACCCAGCCGATTCTCGATCTTTACCTCCTCGGCGACGAACAAGACGTCAGCGATGCCCTGCGCCTGGTCGCCGGCGGCTTCAATCCCGCCGGACTCGGCGAACGCGCCTGCCTGAGCAGCGTCGGCAACATGCGCGCCCTCATCGACCTCATCCGTGAATACGCCGGAGAATTTACCCTGAGCTGCGATTTCGGTCTGGCCCTTTTGCCAGGCTGCAGTCTGCGCAAGCCCGAACCGGGCGAGGATGCGCGCGCGGCCAATCTCAAAAGTCTGACGCGCTTCGGCTGGCTGATGAGCGATGTGCTGCTGCAAAAGCCCCCCGCACCTCAAAACCCGACCCTCGGCCTGGTGCCGCCGCCTCTTGCGCAGATCATCCGCGAGGAACTTGGCGACCAGGATGTTTTGAAAGCCGAAGAGCCCTCGGCACCCGCCCCGACGCTGCCGCCGCCTCCGACCCCCGGGACCGTCGCCGCGCGCTGGACCTGGAAGCGCGGGCTGAGCCTGGCGGTCGGAATCGCGGCAGCCGCTCTGATGTTCTCCGAGGGCGGCGGCCGCCTCATCCACCTGATTGTGTACGACGGCATGCGCAGCGGCGCCCTGCCCGGCGCGCTCAGCGCGGGATTTTTCGGCGGAGGATTTTACTGCCTGCGCATTAAACGCCTCATTGAAAACACCCCCACCAGCCGCATCCGCTCCCTGGCCATGGGCATGGTGGAACTGAATGGCCATGCGCGCCGCAAGTACGCCCTGGTCTCCCCCGCCACCCAGACCGCCTGCGTGTGGTATCGGCTGCGGCGCTACCGGCGCAACGAAAAATCCGGCTGGCAGCTGACCCGCCAGAGCGACAGCGGCGCGGTGCCCTTCCTGCTCGACGACGGCACCGGCACCATTACCGTCGATCCACAGGGCGCACGCATTCGGCCCGGTGTGCGCAATGAGGGTTTTCCAGGTCAGGAAGGATTTATGGTCCGCTCGCTGGGAGGCACCGACACCAACGAGAAGTGGGTAGAGGAACTCATTCCCGAAGGAACCTCTCTCTACGTACTGGGTTCGGCGCGGCCCTACAAGGAGCAAAGCCTGAGCCTTGCCGAACGCACCCGCGAGGCCCTGCGCGAGCTCAAGCTCGACCCCAAGGCCCTGGAAAAGTACGATCGCAACGGTGACGGCCGCATCGACGAAGAAGAATGGGATCTGGCCCGCGCCGCGGTCCAGCAGCAGGTCTTGCGCGAGCACCTGCTGAGGAACGAAAAGGCCGCGCCCGGCACCACCCGCGCCCTCGTCGGCCGCAGCTGCAGCCACACGCGTCCCTTCATCATCGCCCAGACCGAATCAGAAGCGCATCTGACCCGCGGCTACGCCTGGTGGATGGCGGCGCTGTTCGCTGCCGCGCTGGGCACCGCCGTATGGGCCTTGAAGCAGATACTGCTGGGGTTGAATTGA
- a CDS encoding LemA family protein, with translation MTLWIVLGVIALLIAALVLYVIVVYNGFISMKNNIDKAWSNIDVLLKQRFDELPKLIKVCEGYMQHEQRTLEAVIKARSQVNNAGSEQEKIQAQNMLTETLRSLFMVVERYPDLKADKAFRNLQARITEIENQIADRREFFNDSVNIYNIRLAHFPDVLVARLFNFARRTLWQIDPAHRQDVQVSFQAPSA, from the coding sequence ATGACCCTGTGGATCGTTCTCGGCGTGATCGCCCTGCTCATCGCCGCCCTGGTGCTCTACGTCATCGTGGTGTACAACGGCTTCATCAGCATGAAAAACAACATCGACAAGGCCTGGAGCAATATCGACGTGCTGCTCAAGCAGCGTTTCGACGAACTGCCCAAGCTGATCAAGGTGTGCGAGGGCTACATGCAGCATGAACAGCGCACCCTGGAGGCAGTGATCAAGGCGCGCTCCCAGGTGAACAACGCCGGCAGCGAGCAGGAGAAAATCCAGGCGCAGAACATGCTCACCGAGACTCTGCGCTCGCTGTTCATGGTGGTGGAGCGCTACCCCGACCTCAAAGCCGACAAGGCCTTTCGCAATTTGCAGGCGCGCATCACCGAAATCGAAAACCAGATCGCCGACCGCCGCGAGTTTTTCAACGACTCGGTCAACATCTACAACATCCGCCTCGCTCACTTCCCCGACGTGCTGGTAGCGCGCCTGTTCAACTTCGCGCGCCGCACTCTGTGGCAGATCGATCCCGCCCATCGTCAGGACGTGCAGGTGAGTTTTCAGGCGCCTTCGGCCTGA
- a CDS encoding DUF4870 domain-containing protein — MRPDKDIELHPDTSNDAPTYGPPDPAGDNWAMAAHLSALCGYFLPFGHVLGPLAVWLFKGRQFLQVDHHGKEALNFQLSITLYLLISMILIVVGIGVLLVIALSLFDLVMILVATIKTRSGEKFRYPISIRFIK; from the coding sequence ATGCGCCCCGATAAAGACATCGAACTGCACCCCGACACCTCCAACGATGCCCCGACCTATGGTCCGCCCGACCCCGCCGGCGACAACTGGGCCATGGCCGCCCATTTGAGCGCCTTGTGCGGCTATTTTCTACCCTTCGGCCATGTGCTGGGCCCCCTGGCCGTCTGGCTGTTCAAGGGCCGCCAATTCCTTCAGGTGGACCACCACGGCAAGGAAGCCCTCAATTTCCAGCTCAGCATCACCCTCTATCTGCTCATTTCCATGATTCTGATCGTGGTGGGCATCGGTGTGTTGCTAGTCATCGCCCTGTCCCTGTTCGATCTGGTCATGATTCTCGTGGCCACCATCAAAACCCGCAGCGGCGAGAAATTTCGCTACCCGATAAGCATTCGTTTCATCAAATAG
- the obgE gene encoding GTPase ObgE produces the protein MHFVDEVKINVKAGDGGRGCLSFRREKFIPKGGPDGGDGGDGGDIVFEVDANLSTLMDFRYKVHYKAGRGGHGMGKNRHGKNGETLVIRVPPGTLVYDAESDELLADLTTPGEQRKLLSGGRGGRGNARFATSTNRAPRHTQPGTAGEERTLRMELKLLADVGLVGLPNAGKSTLISAVSAARPKIADYPFTTLVPNLGVVRYGGFKSFVMADIPGLIEGAAEGHGLGTRFLRHVERTDLILHLLDLLTPEEQSPEGHFDLINRELARYSPDLAKKPQVVVLTKADVTEVRNSVPHYMEYFQARGFRVFAVSAVTGEGVGDLVAAVGSELEARRQGAAESSEEASLDSNPSHG, from the coding sequence ATGCATTTCGTCGACGAAGTCAAAATTAATGTCAAGGCCGGTGACGGCGGGCGCGGCTGCCTGTCCTTTCGCCGCGAGAAATTCATACCCAAAGGGGGGCCCGACGGCGGCGACGGCGGCGACGGCGGCGATATTGTCTTTGAGGTGGACGCTAATCTCTCCACCCTCATGGATTTTCGTTACAAAGTCCACTACAAGGCTGGGCGCGGCGGTCACGGCATGGGCAAGAACCGGCACGGCAAAAATGGCGAAACCCTGGTGATTCGCGTGCCGCCGGGCACCCTGGTGTATGATGCCGAGAGCGATGAATTGCTCGCCGACCTGACCACGCCGGGCGAGCAGCGCAAGCTGCTGAGCGGCGGCCGTGGCGGCCGCGGCAACGCGCGCTTTGCCACCAGCACCAATCGCGCCCCGCGTCATACCCAGCCGGGCACCGCCGGCGAGGAGCGCACCCTGCGCATGGAGCTTAAACTGCTCGCCGATGTGGGGCTGGTGGGCTTGCCCAACGCGGGCAAGTCGACGCTGATCTCGGCGGTGTCGGCGGCCCGCCCTAAAATCGCCGATTACCCCTTTACCACGCTGGTGCCCAATCTCGGGGTGGTGCGCTATGGGGGCTTCAAGAGTTTTGTCATGGCAGATATCCCCGGACTCATCGAGGGCGCGGCCGAAGGCCACGGCTTGGGCACGCGTTTTTTGCGCCACGTGGAGCGCACCGACCTGATCCTGCATCTGCTCGATTTGCTCACACCCGAGGAGCAGAGCCCTGAAGGGCATTTCGATCTGATCAACCGTGAGCTGGCCCGGTACAGTCCGGATCTTGCGAAAAAGCCACAGGTGGTCGTGTTGACCAAGGCCGATGTAACCGAAGTGCGAAATTCGGTGCCGCATTACATGGAGTATTTTCAGGCGCGTGGTTTTCGGGTTTTTGCCGTTTCGGCGGTGACCGGCGAAGGCGTCGGAGATCTGGTCGCCGCGGTCGGCAGTGAGCTGGAGGCCCGTCGGCAAGGTGCGGCTGAATCGAGCGAGGAAGCCTCCCTTGACTCGAATCCTTCACACGGCTAA
- a CDS encoding GNAT family N-acetyltransferase, with the protein MRNLKATDVPDLVRILEATGAFSEEEVGVAVELLGIVLNDHSQQDYEVAVAEVAGRVAGYVLFGPVPLTQGNFDLYWIAVDPTTQGHGIGQKLMSHVEEQARARGGRLVCLETSSQGNYQRTRRFYEQAGYVEESRIRDFYKPGDDRLTYVKRFTSREER; encoded by the coding sequence GTGCGTAATCTCAAGGCAACCGATGTGCCCGATCTGGTGCGGATTCTCGAAGCCACCGGGGCGTTCAGCGAAGAGGAAGTGGGTGTGGCCGTTGAGCTGCTCGGCATTGTGCTCAATGATCACAGCCAGCAGGATTACGAGGTGGCGGTGGCCGAGGTCGCGGGCCGCGTCGCCGGCTATGTGCTGTTCGGGCCGGTGCCCCTGACTCAGGGTAACTTTGATCTGTATTGGATTGCCGTCGACCCGACGACTCAAGGTCACGGCATCGGGCAAAAGCTGATGTCGCATGTGGAGGAGCAGGCGCGCGCCCGCGGCGGACGCCTGGTGTGTCTGGAAACGTCCTCGCAAGGAAACTATCAGCGCACCCGGCGCTTTTACGAGCAGGCCGGCTATGTTGAGGAATCACGCATCCGTGATTTCTACAAGCCGGGCGATGATCGCCTGACTTATGTCAAACGTTTCACCTCCCGCGAGGAGAGATAA
- a CDS encoding TIGR03960 family B12-binding radical SAM protein codes for MAYEDILPRLARPSRYLGGEVGSIKKNPELVDLSIALAFPDVYEVGMSHLGFAILYRILNERPWLAAERVYAPWADLETELRQAGEPLRSLETERPLAQFDILGFTLQYELSYTNILMMLDLGGIPRRREDRDDDHPLVVVGGPCAFNPEPLADFFDCAVIGDGEEALVELCEAVRASRAAGEKRTQLLERLALIEGVYVPAQFAVDYHLDGRIANLKSLRAERPRIRRRFLADLESAPFPTAPVVPTMNTIHDRVAVEIARGCTRGCRFCQAGYIYRPVRERSPQGVIDIVEKSLAASGHEEVSLLSLSSGDYACIEPLLKNLMGRFAESRVAVSLPSLRVGSLTPELMEQVRKVRKTGFTLAPEAGSERLRQVINKGISAEDLVETTRVAYALGWRVIKLYFMLGLPTETAADLEAIIALAAQVKKSGKGSQGGADVNVSVSTFVPKAHTPFQWEAQIGMDETRRRQDLLRDGLRAKKLRMKWHAAEMSFLEGVFARGDRRLGAVISRAVDLGCRFDGWNDCFDFGRWQQAFADCALDPAWYLRERGEDEILPWDHIDCGIPKEFFQRERRQARVGAATPDCRTGACTGCGICDFEELRLRLCDPRTLGEEPAVQDAAPESAAPEEQRCRLRLRLAKLGKGRFIGHLEFMSLFHRAVRRAGLPVRYSQGFHPHPRISFSEALSQGMESEAEIIDLDLAEPVSAEGAVNRLNACLPEGFRVREGALLDWRNASPSASIECTVYRFELPADAPSDLPGRIAEFLAADEVPALRLKKGQQTRVDLRPGVEDVELLADALVLKMAQGSPLPVAAYLLGCDEARVRDLPACKIGVIFRQSPAGP; via the coding sequence ATGGCTTACGAAGATATTCTGCCCCGTCTAGCGCGGCCCTCGCGCTACCTCGGCGGCGAAGTGGGAAGCATCAAGAAAAATCCCGAACTGGTTGACCTCTCCATCGCCCTGGCTTTTCCCGATGTTTACGAGGTGGGCATGAGCCACCTCGGCTTTGCCATCCTTTATCGGATTCTCAACGAGCGCCCCTGGCTGGCCGCCGAGCGGGTTTATGCTCCCTGGGCTGATCTCGAAACGGAGCTGCGCCAAGCCGGGGAGCCCCTGCGCTCCCTGGAGACGGAACGGCCCTTGGCGCAATTCGACATCCTTGGCTTCACCCTGCAATACGAGCTGTCCTATACCAACATTCTGATGATGCTCGATCTTGGCGGCATTCCCCGTCGACGTGAAGATCGCGATGACGATCATCCCCTGGTGGTGGTGGGCGGGCCCTGCGCGTTCAATCCTGAACCTCTGGCGGATTTTTTCGACTGCGCGGTGATCGGCGACGGCGAAGAGGCTCTGGTCGAGCTGTGCGAGGCGGTGCGCGCATCACGCGCCGCCGGTGAGAAGCGTACGCAATTGCTGGAACGATTGGCGCTCATCGAAGGGGTCTATGTGCCCGCTCAATTTGCCGTGGATTATCATCTCGACGGTCGCATTGCCAATCTGAAATCTCTGCGTGCTGAACGGCCGCGCATCCGGCGGCGTTTTCTTGCCGACTTGGAGAGTGCTCCCTTCCCCACCGCGCCCGTGGTGCCGACCATGAATACCATTCATGACCGGGTGGCGGTGGAAATCGCCCGCGGCTGTACCCGCGGTTGCCGCTTTTGCCAGGCGGGCTATATTTATCGCCCGGTGCGCGAACGCAGCCCGCAAGGGGTCATCGACATCGTTGAAAAGTCCCTGGCGGCCAGCGGGCATGAAGAGGTGTCGCTGCTCTCCCTGTCCAGCGGCGATTATGCCTGCATCGAGCCTTTGCTGAAGAACCTCATGGGGCGCTTTGCCGAAAGCCGCGTCGCGGTTTCTTTGCCGAGCCTGCGGGTGGGCTCCCTGACTCCGGAGCTTATGGAGCAGGTCCGCAAGGTACGCAAGACCGGCTTCACTCTGGCGCCCGAGGCCGGCAGCGAGCGCTTGCGCCAGGTCATCAACAAAGGGATCAGCGCCGAGGATCTGGTCGAAACCACGCGTGTGGCCTATGCTCTGGGTTGGCGGGTCATCAAGCTGTATTTCATGCTCGGCCTGCCCACGGAAACCGCAGCTGATCTCGAAGCCATCATCGCGTTGGCGGCGCAGGTCAAGAAAAGCGGTAAGGGGTCGCAGGGCGGCGCCGACGTCAATGTGTCCGTGTCGACGTTCGTGCCCAAGGCGCATACGCCCTTTCAATGGGAGGCGCAGATCGGCATGGACGAAACCCGCCGCCGGCAGGATCTGCTGCGTGATGGCCTGCGGGCGAAAAAGCTGCGCATGAAATGGCATGCCGCGGAAATGTCCTTTCTCGAAGGTGTGTTCGCCCGCGGCGATCGGCGCCTGGGAGCGGTCATCTCCCGCGCGGTCGATCTCGGGTGCCGCTTCGATGGGTGGAACGACTGCTTTGACTTCGGTCGCTGGCAGCAGGCTTTTGCCGACTGCGCCCTGGACCCGGCCTGGTACCTGCGGGAACGTGGCGAAGATGAAATTCTGCCCTGGGATCACATCGACTGCGGCATTCCCAAGGAGTTCTTTCAGCGGGAGCGCCGCCAGGCCCGCGTCGGGGCCGCCACCCCCGACTGCCGAACAGGCGCCTGCACGGGTTGTGGTATTTGTGATTTTGAAGAGTTGCGCCTGCGCCTGTGCGATCCGCGCACCCTCGGCGAAGAACCCGCAGTGCAGGACGCGGCTCCGGAATCCGCTGCTCCCGAGGAGCAGCGCTGCCGTCTGCGCCTGCGTCTGGCCAAGCTCGGCAAGGGGCGCTTCATCGGACATCTTGAATTCATGAGCCTGTTTCATCGTGCGGTGCGCCGCGCTGGACTGCCGGTGCGCTATTCACAGGGGTTTCACCCCCATCCGCGGATCTCTTTCAGCGAGGCTCTCTCTCAGGGTATGGAGAGCGAGGCGGAAATCATCGATCTCGATCTGGCCGAACCGGTCTCGGCCGAGGGTGCGGTCAACCGTCTCAACGCTTGCCTGCCTGAAGGTTTTCGGGTGCGCGAGGGGGCACTTCTGGACTGGCGTAATGCCTCGCCTTCCGCTAGTATTGAGTGCACCGTCTATCGTTTTGAACTCCCGGCGGATGCGCCCTCCGACCTGCCGGGTCGTATCGCCGAATTTCTCGCGGCCGATGAAGTGCCGGCGCTGCGCCTGAAAAAGGGGCAGCAGACGCGGGTTGATCTGCGTCCCGGGGTGGAAGACGTCGAGCTGCTCGCCGATGCCCTGGTGTTGAAAATGGCCCAGGGCAGTCCTCTACCGGTGGCCGCCTATCTTCTCGGTTGCGACGAAGCCCGGGTGCGGGATCTGCCCGCCTGTAAAATCGGCGTGATTTTTCGCCAGAGTCCGGCCGGGCCATGA
- the rpmA gene encoding 50S ribosomal protein L27, which translates to MAHKKGVGSTRNGRDSAGKRLGVKRYGGEQVTAGSILVRQRGTTFHPGENVGVGKDYTLFALIDGVVKFERKDRDRKKISVYTA; encoded by the coding sequence ATGGCACATAAAAAAGGGGTCGGCAGTACCCGCAACGGCCGCGACAGTGCAGGCAAACGTCTCGGCGTCAAACGTTACGGCGGTGAGCAGGTGACCGCCGGATCGATTCTGGTGCGTCAGCGCGGCACCACTTTCCATCCCGGCGAGAACGTCGGCGTGGGCAAGGATTACACCTTGTTCGCCCTCATCGACGGCGTGGTGAAGTTTGAGCGCAAGGACCGCGACCGCAAAAAGATCAGCGTCTACACGGCCTGA
- a CDS encoding KamA family radical SAM protein, with protein sequence METWQKILQAAITRPGEVTRRFGIDPAPLEAVAAEYPMRINPYYLSLIKEVGDPIWRQAVPSAEELQDSVCPADPLEEENQSPVPNLVHRYPDRVLFLVCSECAMYCRFCTRKRKVGGENMQITRESIEGGLDYIRNHGEIRDVILSGGDPLLLSDEKLDGILKALRAIPHVEIIRIGSRVPVVLPQRITPALVRVLRKYHPLFLNTHFNHPDEITEQAAKACARLADAGIPLGNQSVLLRDVNNDPAVMKRLMQKLLAIRVRPYYLYQADMVRGTNHFRTSVEEGLEIIRALRGHSSGLGVPAYVIDAPGGGGKIPLLPDYLQSLGEEVVLKNYLGETYRYANVAQEVPEERRRVANEQG encoded by the coding sequence ATGGAAACCTGGCAAAAAATACTTCAGGCTGCTATTACCCGCCCCGGTGAGGTGACCCGGCGCTTCGGCATCGACCCCGCGCCGCTTGAGGCGGTGGCGGCGGAATACCCCATGCGCATCAACCCCTATTATCTGTCCCTGATCAAGGAAGTGGGCGATCCCATCTGGCGCCAGGCGGTGCCTTCCGCAGAAGAGTTGCAGGACAGCGTCTGTCCGGCCGATCCCCTGGAGGAGGAAAACCAGAGCCCGGTGCCCAACCTGGTGCACCGCTACCCGGATCGCGTGCTGTTTCTGGTGTGCTCCGAGTGCGCCATGTACTGCCGCTTCTGTACGCGCAAGCGCAAGGTCGGCGGTGAGAACATGCAGATCACTCGCGAGAGCATCGAGGGCGGATTGGACTATATCCGCAACCATGGGGAAATCCGTGACGTGATTCTCTCCGGCGGTGATCCTCTCCTGCTTTCCGACGAAAAACTCGACGGGATTCTCAAAGCCCTGCGCGCCATCCCCCATGTGGAGATCATCCGCATCGGCTCGCGCGTGCCGGTGGTGCTGCCGCAGCGCATTACGCCGGCCCTGGTGCGGGTGTTGCGTAAGTACCACCCGCTGTTTCTCAATACGCACTTCAATCACCCCGACGAGATCACCGAGCAGGCCGCCAAAGCCTGCGCGCGGCTGGCCGATGCGGGCATCCCCTTGGGCAACCAGTCGGTGCTGCTGCGCGATGTCAACAATGATCCGGCGGTGATGAAACGTCTCATGCAGAAGCTGCTCGCCATCCGCGTGCGGCCCTATTATCTGTATCAGGCCGACATGGTGCGCGGCACCAACCACTTCCGCACCTCGGTGGAGGAGGGCCTGGAAATCATCCGCGCCCTGCGCGGCCACAGCTCGGGCCTGGGTGTGCCGGCCTACGTCATCGACGCTCCCGGCGGCGGCGGCAAAATCCCGCTGCTGCCCGACTATCTGCAAAGCCTCGGCGAAGAGGTGGTGCTCAAGAACTATCTGGGCGAGACTTATCGCTACGCCAATGTGGCGCAGGAGGTGCCCGAGGAACGGCGGCGGGTGGCCAACGAGCAGGGATGA